The Chanos chanos chromosome 3, fChaCha1.1, whole genome shotgun sequence genome segment GATGGGAGTCACTTAGTTAGTGCAGTCAATAGCGTGCTTCTCTACGGCTGCTGATTAAACTGACCGAATGACCCGAGCGATGTTGTAATTATACTAACTTTTCACGAGAAAGGCGCCTCTCTCCACTGAAGACCACACTGAAGACACTCCCTCTTCCTTGCTCCGCACCTCCACTTTATATTTCCCGGGTGTCATTTACACGTGGCAGGATACGTCATGGCGATATCAGCACCCTGGACAGTGGTGCTTGTCAATACACAACGATTCGGCGGAATTTCCCACTGGTTATCTCACCAAAACAACGAGAATAGCAGCGAAATTATTTGTCATCGACTAATTGTCATTCATGACCTACTATAAACATTTTGGTCCGGAAGCAAAGGCAGCGTTCGTGTACTCAGGAAGACGTCCATTTCGCCGGAGAACCAGTGGGAGAAGCATCAGTATCACAGTATAGTGGCATTACAACTTGGGATGTATTTAACCGTCATCACGCCTTTCTTATAAGGAAATTGCTGTGTTCCTGCAAACAaggcatttatttttttatcccGGTTCTTCACAGCTTTTTCGGGGCGTTGCAAAGAGACACAGGGTTCGGAGAATCGTCGTGAACAGCAGATGAAGAAAAGATGTTGGGCTTCTCTCGGCTCTTTGGTCTGTTTTTCCCAACGCCTTTAAAATGCCAACTCAATGGATTGTAAACCTGGTCCATGAATGCAAGTGATATCAGAATTAGCCTTTTTAGATCGACGAGAACGTGGTCAAAATAATATGAAAGACTTGTCATTATCTGGTGGCTAACGCTTGTAAGGAGCTCTTGTAAAGAGACTATATAATTACCGTCGAGCAGAACTTGCGTCCGATTTTTTTCATTGCAATATTGTGGATTATGTTACGGGCAAGGAGCCTCAGTTATGACTATGTGGATGTGATGCTAAcgtggtgttttctttttctgaaatgCCATTTTATAGATTCCGTTTCTGTAGTCCCGCTTTCACTCGCTCGCTCTGTCTTTTGCTTTGGATAGCAGAATGTATCATTTTTGCTTCAGATCCGGGACAATGTATTGATAGACATTTGAAATTATAACAACATACTCTGCGATATcaaattgggatttttttgtcaGCTGACACTAGTCGTTTCAGTCGGCCTGATTAGGAGAAAAATCGTTCATCCGCattgacaaagacacacatgccAACAGAGGCACCATCACTTTAAAAATTCTTTAATTCAACATGATATACCTTTGTTTATATATCTGGCCTTGACACTCCTCTGCAGATTGTGACTTTGCTCCATATCTCAAGTAACGTGATATTTATAACAATACtgataacaataaaaacaataaacgcAGGCCTGTCAacaacactaataataataataataataataataataataataataataatacatgcaACTTATATCTATTTGACtaattcattattaaaccagtATTATACACATGTAGTAAAAAATGCTGAAGAACCGGATTCGCATGTTTTTCAACGAACTGAAGGTGCTTGTTTTCATGCGATCCGGTTCtagacagtcagacacaaacGTAGACTCAAACAGACGAACAACCATGCGAGGGCTCGGGATGGGCGGCTGCGGATGGCCACCCTTCACCGACTGCTCTTCCCACGATGACGAGGAGGAATACTACGGGAGTGATCCCAGGCCGAGGAGCCTAGCGTTTGAGGAGAAGGACCCCAAGCTTCAGGCGGGCCTTGATGCTGTCTCCCTCTCTAGTAGCACAGCGAGCGGAATGCGTACGCCCCAGTGCCGGATCTGCTTCCAAGGACCTGAGCAGGTAGCAACTGTCCTAGATTGGGCTTCACAAGCACGTTGCCCCGCCTATGGTATTTTAACacaatgtatttgtttttttggattttcaTTGCCCTTTTCATTGCCATTCTTAGAGCACGTAAAACGTTGTCACATGAACGTGTTTGCTCTTTATGAAATCTTACCATAGTGTTTTGGGCATGACTATTTCAAACAAAGGCTGGAGAAGTGATGGGGGAAAAACATGAATGTCTTTGTTGAGGCAGTGACAGGTAGTGGTGTGTGTCGCCTTATAGCTCTCCCCATAACATTTGTAATCCTACTCTCTTTTGTGATCTATTCAGaaatctgaaacatttcaaactcgAAGTATCTGAATGCCAAGCTTTATCTTGTCTGTGCACTCACTCTTCTACACCAGTGATAGGCGTAAGGTGATCTATAACTTGCAGCCTATATAagtctagacacacacacacacacacacacaaaagggatGTGCACTAGTCAGGGATGACAAAAGCATACATAGTGTCCACCTATCATGGTTGTGCTCAGGGATTTAGTCACTAATAAGATTTAAtgaatgttaattttttttacaaatttataTAGATCAGTTTGCACGTTGCAAAAGGTAAAACCATCCCCCAAACCAAGAGAAAAATTAATGATGTGCATCAGATCATGGAATTGCATAGTTTGGGCACTGATTTTAATGGATATATCCGTCATCAGTGTTGGAGAAGGGTGGTTTTAGTGTTCTAAAAGCTGTACAGTTGACACGTtaccatccccccccccttttttttgttgttttagctTTAAGCATGTCTGTCATTGTTATGTCTTAAAGGAATCCTGAAGGATATATATCAGCCATTGTATTCGTAATGTAATGTATGGGCTGAACAATGAATGGATCTTTGGATGGTGTCCAAGCTTTGAAACAACAGATGCTCTGAAACCTTCACTGCTGGATTGTGGCAGGTTAACTATGGAAACGAGCCGATTCAAAAAAGCTGTTGATGGTGTTGTTATGCAGATGGAGATTATGTTACCTTATTAAAACCTTCAGGGGAACCGTGGTGCGCAACGACTGTAATGGTTAAGACTAAATTTGCTGAAACAAAGACTGTTTGGCAAAGAGAATTAACTGACGAATTATTTTCACAGCTCCAAGAGCAAGCAAGAGCTTCTCTAAATCTCTAGTCTGAGATATTTTCAGTTATTAGTACCTTTTTATAACTGAGATCACACTCTTTCCTTGCGCTGCCTATAATCATTTTACAGTTATTGACTGACTCAGGTAGGTCACAACAGGTGACACAAATCATGTCCATGTGGTGGGTCTTATTACCTGAACAAACATAATTATTCAGCTCAGGGGGACAGAGGCTAATCAATCCTCATTAGTCACCTGTCATCTCTGTCATGTACCAGGGAACAGACATGACTGACACATCCAGGAGAAGTTCGGATGTCCACCTGTtcacaataaataaatcagcagAGTCTTTTTAAAAGGGTTATTTCCAACAATGGGATCATAGAATAACTCTGTGCATATCTCACCCCTCTGGatttaaatgatgtgtgtacaaagaaacaaaagaagaaaaaaaatcctgattgGTTTACTGTGGGAGTCTGTAACTGTGTGGAAATGAAGCTGTGTAGACACTCTTATGGAGGCTTTGTTGATGGTTAGAGTTTAGGGTTGAGATGACTGGTGGTTAAAGTCTGCGATGGTTAAAATTCAGACTTTAGAATGCAGCTAAAGGTATGGGAAATTTCCAGAATAAAAGTGCATACGTTTAAATACATAAGCGCCAAAAACATGCAGTAGAAACTCAGTATTACCATCAGTATTACCGTTTTTCTTTGTGCTCTCCCAGAGTGAAACATAATAATCATGTAATAACACAATGACAGGCTTTGgactgtttgaaatgttatgGATATGTATATTAAGGGCACACAATAAAGTACCTTTTGAACTACCAGAAGTAAGTCAACATTGGTCCAGTTCACACAAGGCAATCATTTCTCACATAACAGAGCTGATTTCAAACCCAGTGAAACTATACGCTGTTGCCCTTGTTTGATCTCATGAATGCTGAAACTCTGCCAGACTTTCTGCTTATTAGTCTAAACAGAGACTGAACAAGAATAAACCAGGCTTTCTGCGCTGAGATCAATTGCGATTATCTAGCTTTAAGCATTTCACATTCTTTTCACACTTCCAGGCCTCTCACGCATCACGGGTTAAACACAGTGTGCCACAGTTAACAAATCAATGCAATTAATGTCCTTAGATTACTTTCCCCCTTTTGTACATGTGAGgagattttcatttttctctcatgaTCCTCCTTATGTTCCGAGCCCTTTGcttgtttcctttgtttccGGTTCCTTTTGAACGACTGCATTGATTTCCATTCTTTTATCCAAGCACTGCTCTCATTTGTTCTCTTGCTCCAATattccatttatttatgtattcatttgttttgtttcctggcATTAAATGGAGTCTTATTAATATTTTGCTAGCATGCTTCTTTAAGAGCATGTTTCAGTAAAGTCTTGTGGTATTCAAACACTTGATTGACTGGGTCATCTCAGGCTCCTCTGTGTTGGAGGCATGATGTTCTCATTGTATTATTAGAAAATTTAAGTAAGGTCAGCTGGGtaaatgtgtttcatatgtatgtgagacatgaaatattggtgtgtgtgtgtgtgtgtgtgtgttcacctgtaAAAAAATGAGAAGTTGTCAACATTGTGACTGAGCTGTATCAGTCTGAAGTCCTGTCAGGGCTTTGTCATATAAGTGCTGAACTTAGCTTCtttgagtctgtgttttgggttgAAGAGTATGTTTGTTGCTGATGTTTCAGAGGCCTGGACTAAATGACTGTTGGAGTGAGTAGTCTGGGGAAACTagcatttctttcatttgaatgctcttcctctctcgcaGCTGTGCCTTGGCTGTGAAGCATACCTGCCCGTCAACAAGAGCTAGCACGCTGTGCCCATGtatcaatttacaatttacagggACAATTGCATCGATTCTACGGAGATGAGTAATATGACAATTACGTAAATCAGGTTGGCCCGCTGACATAAACAGTGACCGCTGGGCATTGGTCGAGTCAGTAATTGGTCTCTGCCCCCTTaccagacacactcactgaaaaGAAGCACTTAGTATTATTAATATGAGGTCTTACTCAAGTActaaatgtgtatgttttgggggaaaaaaaaaatcaaaattaattaAAACCCATTAGGTGAATCTGTCTAcagatttatttgtgtttgctcTCCTGGCTGATGAGTCATCTGATGTATTAggttgttttacattttgaatggtATGATTTCATTACCACAAGAAAACTGAGGCCCGGAGCCTTATGTGTTTCAGGAGGGCAAGCGCTGGTGTAGAGATAACAAATCAAACTTGATTACAGACTTTTTAATTGACCTGGTGTGgatcatttaaacacaaatgtacatacccgcccacacacacacacacacaaacgcatgcacacacacacacacacacacacacacacagaagcacgcgtgaacagacacacaaacccagaaacacacatgcgtgcatgtTCAATGTGCTCTGGATTGTTAAACAAACTGTACAGCATAAAAGAGATCTTGAGGAGTTTCAGATGTTACTGTGGGTTGttatgaggaggaggaggagggggaggaagaagaggaggttaAAGTGGTGTTGAAGTGTGAAGCACAGTAAGTTTACAGAGCAGCTGAAGAGTGTGGAATTTAAAAGGAGCTCTCTGAGATTTCAAAAGTGCTGTTAGCCTCAGGATTCATTCTGCTGTTATTCTAACCCAGTGGACTAAGTCCCATGCCTGTGTTGCATAAATACCAAGGAGTTTGAGATTGATCTAGATGACCCCaataacacatacatgcagCTTGGCTTTATGTCAGTACAGCAGATGTGCTTTCCTCAGGCTAACACAGTGATGCAAAAACTCACACATCTGAAACTGAGGTCCAGAGGAGGATGACATTATACGGTCAATGTACAGACAAAAGGCTTTTTCTGAGAAAAAGCTGTTTAGTCCCCCTTACATATGTattagttttgttgttttaattaattaattaattaattaattaattaattaattaattaattaattaattaatttctaAGATTTGCAGTTATGTTCTGCGAATGAACTTAAACTACAATGTCGACATTGTTAATAAAACACAGTATTCAATATTTAATACTCATTCAGTATTTAATAGACCAAGTTATTAATCAATACAGAGTTTGATAAACAACATACTGGTCCTTCTCCCATGACACTGAGCCTCACTTTAAGAAACATTTGTCTGAAATATTCTACGGTCATAATTTAGACAATAGATCATGTGTTTTATTCAAATCTCTTTCTGAAATTTTATCAATATCTGTAGACAGTCGCATTTTAGAGGTTTATAGAAATGCTGTTCCCCAAGAATCTAAGATGCtactgtgtgttgtgtcctgCAGGGGGAGCTGTTGAGCCCATGTCGCTGTGATGGCTCTGTGCGTTGCACTCACCAGCCCTGCCTCATACGCTGGATCAGTGAGAGGGGTTCCTGGAGCTGTGAACTCTGCTACTTCAAATACCAAGTGCTGGCAATCAGCACAAAGAACCCCCTGCAGGTACGCAGAAAAGACAAGTTGCTCTACTCACATGAATATGccaattatttttttgtttttgtttttcaaccaCAGTGGAAAACTTCACTTCTTCATGCATGCTGTGTGGGGAGTGTACACTGCTTTACTGTATTTGCACTGGAAATTATTACAACCATATTAACATTTCTAGAGTGAGAGACTCAACTAACCTTACAATTCTCAAATGTCAGAAAATGATCAGAAAGTATCGACTCTCATTGTGTTAAACTCTTTTCTGCTGAGACCTGACTACAACAGCGTTTACAATTCTGATTCATGGCCTCACTTGGATTTTAAGAGGATGTCAGTCATTACATCACCAAATGCTTCAGCTGTGTTTTAGTTCTCAGAGACACAACCAAGCTGAAAACCTCACCTCACTTCACCGATGATATGAAACCAGATCATCTGATCTAAGCCCTGATTTATATAAAACACATCTCCTCTGACTGATGAATATGCTAAACCAGGAACATACTGAAACCAATTGCTCATATCACTGCAGTGCTCATAAGCTCTGCACTGGTGACTCAAACCATTACCATATCATGTTGCTGCTGACTCACTGTGTCCCCAATTCCCTCTGTCTCAGTGGCAGGctatctctctcacagtcatcGAGAAGGTCCAGATAGCGGCCATCATCCTCGGCTCGCTCTTCCTCATCGCCAGCATCTCCTGGCTGGTCTGGTCCTCCCTCAGCCCCTCGGCTAAGTGGCAGCGTCAGGACCTGCTCTTCCAGATCTGCTACGGCATGTATGGCTTCATGGACATCGTCTGCATAGGTGagtctgccccctgctggtggAGCCCATGAAACGTCAAAATGAAAGTTGCGGTGCAGATTCAAAGAGAAaggtttgttgtgtttgttcgAGGGGGTTTGAAAGAAAATGCTCTGAAAGAAATTGTAAAATTTTTTTGTTCACTCATAAGTTACAGCAGGGTTCTTCAGATCTGCTTCTGGATGACTggagttctgttttttttttttttactcacctCGTAATTaggagtctgttttttttttcatgggaaCCAGATGTCTCTAATTAAGGGGCACGGTGATGGGTTGACATGGAAACCAACAGGACACCAGGTTACAGAACACCAGGGCCACATCTGAAGAACCCAGAACTACAGAATATAACTGAACTG includes the following:
- the marchf9 gene encoding E3 ubiquitin-protein ligase MARCH9, which produces MLKNRIRMFFNELKVLVFMRSGSRQSDTNVDSNRRTTMRGLGMGGCGWPPFTDCSSHDDEEEYYGSDPRPRSLAFEEKDPKLQAGLDAVSLSSSTASGMRTPQCRICFQGPEQGELLSPCRCDGSVRCTHQPCLIRWISERGSWSCELCYFKYQVLAISTKNPLQWQAISLTVIEKVQIAAIILGSLFLIASISWLVWSSLSPSAKWQRQDLLFQICYGMYGFMDIVCIGLIIHEGSSVYRIFKRWQAVNQQWKVLNYEKAKDLGDPISSSSKAAAGRGSRTSPHGLANSSRRGQRVRRLRTILNHHCGYTILHILSQLRPSDTQLGTATNREVVMRVTTV